In Pseudomonas sp. ADAK18, a single window of DNA contains:
- the mnmG gene encoding tRNA uridine-5-carboxymethylaminomethyl(34) synthesis enzyme MnmG — MDFPSRFEVIVIGGGHAGTEAALASARMGAKTLLLTHNVETLGAMSCNPAIGGIGKSHLVKEIDALGGAMAMATDKGGIQFRVLNSRKGPAVRATRAQADRILYKAAVRETLENQPNLWIFQQAADDLIVEQDQVRGVVTQMGLRFFAESVVLTTGTFLGGLIHIGMQNYSGGRAGDPPSIALAQRLRELPLRVGRLKTGTPPRIDGRSVDFSVMTEQAGDTPIPVMSFMGSKEQHPKQVSCWITHTNARTHEIIAANLDRSPMYSGVIEGIGPRYCPSIEDKIHRFADKESHQVFIEPEGLTTHELYPNGISTSLPFDVQIQIVQSIRGMENAHIVRPGYAIEYDYFDPRDLKYSLETKVIGGLFFAGQINGTTGYEEAGAQGLLAGANAALRAQGKDSWCPRRDEAYIGVLVDDLITLGTQEPYRMFTSRAEYRLILREDNADLRLTEKGRELGLVDDVRWAAFCKKRESIDLEEQRLKSTWVRPGTEQGDAIAEKFGTPLTHEYNLLNLLSRPEIDYAGLISVTGGGAEDPQVAEQVEIKTKYAGYIDRQQDEIVRLRASEDTKLPVDIDYTNISGLSKEIQSKLGITRPETLGQASRIPGVTPAAISLLMIHLKKRGAGRQLEQSA; from the coding sequence GTGGATTTCCCTTCCCGTTTTGAAGTGATCGTCATCGGCGGCGGTCATGCCGGTACCGAGGCAGCACTGGCGTCAGCACGCATGGGGGCAAAAACCCTGTTGCTGACGCATAACGTGGAAACCCTCGGTGCCATGAGCTGTAACCCTGCCATTGGTGGGATTGGCAAAAGCCATCTGGTCAAGGAAATCGATGCCCTGGGCGGCGCGATGGCCATGGCCACCGATAAGGGTGGTATTCAATTTCGCGTATTGAACAGCCGCAAAGGCCCGGCTGTGCGAGCCACTCGGGCTCAAGCCGACCGGATCCTGTACAAGGCCGCTGTCCGCGAAACCCTGGAAAACCAGCCGAACCTGTGGATATTTCAACAAGCCGCCGATGACTTGATCGTCGAACAGGATCAGGTACGCGGTGTTGTCACCCAAATGGGCCTGCGTTTCTTCGCAGAATCCGTGGTGTTGACCACTGGTACCTTCCTCGGTGGACTTATCCACATCGGTATGCAGAACTATTCCGGTGGTCGTGCCGGTGATCCACCGTCAATCGCCCTGGCTCAGCGCCTTCGCGAACTGCCGCTGCGGGTGGGCCGCCTGAAAACCGGTACACCACCGCGTATCGACGGTCGTTCTGTGGATTTCTCGGTGATGACCGAGCAGGCCGGTGATACGCCGATTCCGGTGATGTCGTTCATGGGCTCCAAGGAACAGCATCCCAAGCAGGTCAGTTGCTGGATTACCCACACCAACGCCCGAACCCACGAAATCATTGCCGCGAACCTCGATCGTTCGCCGATGTATTCCGGGGTGATCGAAGGCATTGGCCCGCGTTACTGCCCGTCGATCGAAGACAAGATCCACCGCTTTGCCGACAAGGAAAGCCATCAGGTGTTTATCGAACCGGAAGGTTTGACCACCCACGAGCTGTACCCGAATGGGATTTCCACTTCCCTGCCGTTCGACGTGCAAATCCAGATTGTGCAGTCGATTCGCGGCATGGAAAACGCCCATATCGTGCGGCCTGGCTATGCCATCGAGTACGACTACTTCGATCCGCGTGATTTGAAGTACAGCCTGGAAACCAAAGTTATCGGCGGCTTGTTCTTCGCCGGGCAAATCAACGGCACCACCGGTTACGAAGAGGCCGGCGCCCAAGGTTTGCTGGCCGGAGCCAACGCAGCATTGCGCGCTCAGGGCAAAGACAGCTGGTGCCCGCGTCGTGATGAAGCGTATATCGGCGTGTTAGTCGACGATTTGATTACCCTGGGAACCCAGGAACCGTACCGGATGTTCACTTCCCGGGCCGAATACCGCCTGATTCTGCGTGAAGACAACGCCGACCTGCGCTTGACCGAAAAAGGTCGCGAATTGGGCCTGGTGGATGACGTGCGTTGGGCCGCCTTCTGCAAAAAACGCGAAAGCATCGATTTGGAAGAGCAGCGCCTGAAAAGTACCTGGGTTCGCCCGGGCACCGAGCAGGGCGATGCCATTGCTGAAAAATTCGGCACACCGCTGACTCATGAGTACAACCTGCTGAACCTGCTGTCCCGTCCGGAAATCGACTACGCTGGTCTGATCTCGGTAACTGGCGGCGGTGCAGAAGATCCACAGGTCGCCGAACAGGTCGAAATCAAGACCAAGTACGCGGGCTACATCGATCGCCAGCAAGACGAGATCGTTCGTCTGCGTGCCAGTGAAGATACCAAGCTGCCTGTGGATATCGATTACACGAACATCTCGGGTCTCTCCAAAGAGATCCAAAGCAAGCTGGGGATAACTCGGCCGGAAACCCTGGGCCAAGCGTCGCGTATCCCGGGCGTCACCCCGGCAGCCATTTCGCTGTTGATGATTCATTTGAAAAAACGCGGCGCGGGCCGTCAGTTGGAGCAAAGCGCTTGA
- the mnmE gene encoding tRNA uridine-5-carboxymethylaminomethyl(34) synthesis GTPase MnmE, whose product MSAPRETIAAVATAQGRGGVGIVRISGPLARVAAQAISGRELKPRYAHYGPFLGDNEEVLDEGIALYFPGPNSFTGEDVLELQGHGGPVVLDMLLQRCLQLGCRLARPGEFSERAFLNDKLDLAQAEAIADLIEASSAQAARNALRSLQGAFSLRVHNLTEQLISLRIYVEAAIDFPEEEIDFLADGHVLAMLDKVRDELSTVLREAGQGALLRDGMTVVIAGRPNAGKSSLLNALAGREAAIVTEIAGTTRDILREHIHIDGMPLHVVDTAGLRDTDDQVEKIGVERALKAIGEADRVLLVVDATAPEAVDPFALWPEFLEQRPDPAKVTLIRNKADLTGEPIALEVSEDGHVTISLSAKSAGNGLELLRDHLKACMGYEQTSESSFSARRRHLEALRHASAALEHGRAQLTLAGAGELLAEDLRQAQRLLGEITGAFSSDDLLGRIFSSFCIGK is encoded by the coding sequence ATGAGCGCTCCTCGTGAAACCATCGCCGCCGTTGCCACCGCTCAAGGTCGTGGTGGTGTCGGCATCGTCCGTATTTCCGGGCCGCTCGCCCGCGTGGCGGCACAGGCCATCAGTGGCCGTGAGCTGAAACCGAGGTATGCCCATTACGGCCCGTTCCTGGGCGATAACGAAGAAGTCCTGGACGAAGGTATTGCCCTGTATTTCCCTGGGCCCAACTCCTTCACTGGTGAAGATGTTCTGGAGCTGCAAGGCCATGGAGGCCCGGTTGTCCTGGACATGTTGCTGCAGCGCTGCCTGCAACTGGGTTGCCGCCTGGCCCGGCCGGGTGAATTCAGTGAACGCGCGTTTCTCAATGACAAGCTCGACCTGGCGCAGGCTGAAGCTATCGCAGACCTGATCGAGGCCAGTTCTGCACAAGCTGCGCGCAATGCGTTGCGCTCGTTGCAGGGCGCGTTTTCCCTGCGTGTGCATAACCTCACCGAACAGTTGATCAGCTTGCGGATCTACGTCGAGGCGGCCATTGATTTTCCGGAAGAGGAAATCGACTTCCTCGCTGATGGCCATGTATTGGCCATGCTCGATAAGGTCCGTGATGAGTTATCCACCGTTCTTCGCGAAGCCGGGCAAGGCGCATTGCTGCGTGACGGGATGACCGTAGTGATTGCCGGTCGACCGAATGCCGGCAAGTCCAGCCTGCTCAATGCCTTGGCCGGGCGTGAGGCGGCCATCGTTACAGAGATCGCCGGCACTACGCGAGATATCTTGCGCGAACATATCCACATCGATGGTATGCCGCTGCACGTCGTGGATACCGCAGGGCTGCGCGATACCGATGACCAGGTGGAAAAAATCGGTGTGGAGCGAGCGCTCAAGGCCATTGGCGAGGCCGACCGGGTGTTGTTGGTGGTAGATGCCACTGCTCCGGAGGCTGTGGATCCTTTTGCTCTATGGCCGGAATTCCTCGAACAGCGGCCGGATCCGGCCAAAGTCACCCTGATTCGAAACAAGGCGGACCTCACGGGAGAGCCAATTGCTTTGGAAGTCAGTGAGGATGGCCACGTGACCATCAGCCTCAGTGCCAAGTCGGCAGGCAATGGTCTGGAACTGCTGCGCGACCACCTCAAAGCGTGCATGGGCTACGAACAGACATCGGAAAGCAGCTTCAGTGCCCGCCGCCGGCACCTGGAGGCTCTGCGACATGCCAGCGCGGCCCTTGAGCATGGACGAGCGCAGCTGACGTTGGCTGGAGCAGGAGAGCTGCTTGCCGAGGATTTGCGCCAGGCTCAACGGCTGCTGGGAGAAATTACTGGCGCATTCAGCTCCGATGATCTGCTGGGCAGGATCTTTTCCAGCTTCTGCATCGGTAAATAG